The nucleotide window TCGGCCGACGTGACGCTGGGATCGGAAATTTCCGTTCGGCTCGCTCGGGGTAAATTAGGCGCCCGTGTCGAACGCAAAGAATAACCGGTAGCCACCATCCCCGCCCTGACCAATCGGGGCTCGCGCGGGAGGACAACATGGCAACAGAAGAATATCTCATGATTCCGGCCAAGGGGCTGGAACCGATCGTAGCCGAGTACCTTGCCCAGATGGAAGAAGTACGCCGCACGGTCAAAGAATACGTCCGCGACCTGACGCCCCAGCAGCTTTCCTGGCAACCCTACGAGGGTGGCAATTCGATTGGCACGTTGCTCCTGCACATTGCCGGCACGGAAACTTTCTGGATTCGGGAACGGCTTGGTGGGGAGAAACTCAGCCGGGAAGAGTGGGCCGAGTACGGGATGGAGGACTACCCCAAGCTAAAATCGCCCGACGGCAAAGACCTATCCTATTTTTTCAGCAAGCTGGACACCATGCGGGAAAAAACACGCCAAGCGATTGCGGCAATCAAGGCGGCCGACCTTGGGCGCGTCTATCAGGAAGAATTTCAAGGAAAGAGCTACACGTTTTCGGTCCGCTGGATTCTGCACCACCTCGTTGAACACGAGGCCCACCACAAAGGCCAAATTGCCATCCTCCGCCGTTTGGGCAAAATGCCCGACCGGCGAGAAGGATAAAGAGACAGGGAAGCAGGGAAGCAGAGAAACCCTCGATGGTTGCGAACGCTTTTTCTCTATGGCGCTCTGTGTCCTCTGTGGTGAAATCCTTTTGAACCACAGAGAACGCAAAGGACGCAGGGGCCGCACAAAGAAAATAGAAGAATTCGGAGCTTTAGGACGCACACAACAAAAGCTCTAACGATATACGTCGCGCCTGTGTCCAATGTGTAGGATAAGAACTGTCTTGGCGGCGTCATCAATTTCGTATATTACGCGGTAGTCCCCGACCCGAATCCGCCAGCCCTCCCGCCCGACGAGCTTTCGACAACCGCCTGGTCGAGCCTCAGTTTCAAGCGCCAAGATCGCAGCCTTGACCCTTTGGTAGTCATCCAAGGAAAGAGCGGCAAGTTCTTTTTGCGCCCGCCGTAAGATGAAGACGGAGTATGTCACTTGCGGGAGCGTTCAATCTCGTCGGTAGCTTGTCGGAAGGGAATCGCAGGCTCGCCTGAGGCCTTGGCAGTATCGTAGGCCCGAATTGCTTCCAGCTCTTCTAGATCCTCAAGCATCTTCTTGTAATCGTCCACGTCGAGGATCACGCTGACTTTCTCGCCCTTTTCGTTGGTCACAAACTTCAACGCCCTCGGCATCTTGGCCTTCCCCTCTATATGTCCTGATTCTACTCTGACCGATGCACTGCCGACAAGCAGAGCCGGAGTTTACTGGACCAATCGCCTCGAGCCCGGCAGGCTTTACTCGGCGGGGCCGCTGACCTTAAGCACAGCGAGGAAAGCTTCCTGGGGAATGTCCACCCGACCGACCCGCTTCATGCGCTTTTTGCCTTCTTTTTGTTTTTCGAGGAGCTTGCGTTTGCGGGTGATGTCGCCGCCGTAGCACTTGGCCAGCACGTTTTTGCGCATGGCCGGGATGCTTTCGCGGGCGATGACGCGGCTGCCGATGACCGCCTGGATGGGAACTTCAAACATGTGCCGGGGGATGAGCTTGCGCAAGCGCCCAGCCACCTCGCGGCCGCGCTCGTAGGCCTGCTCGCGGTGACAAACCATCGAGAGCGCGTCCACCGCTTCGCCCGCCACCAGGATGTCGAGCTTGACCAGGTCCGATGCCCAGTAGCCGGCCCATTCATAGTCGAGCGATGCGTAACCCCGCGAAAGGGACTTCAGGCGGTCATAGAAATCGAGCACGATTTCATTGAGCGGCAAATCGTAGGTCAGCATGACGCGCTGCGGCGAAAGATATTCGAAATTCTTTCGTATGCCGCGCTTCTCCTCACAGAGCTTGAACAGGCTGCCCACTGCTTCTCCGGGCGCGATCATCATGGCGGTGATGACCGGCTCTTCGATCTTTTCGATTTCATGCGGGGGAGGGAAGCAGGTGGGATTGTCCACCTCGGCCACCTCGCCGCTCGTGCGGGTGATGCGATAGCGGACGCTGGGCGCTGTTGTGATCAGGTTCAAGCCGAATTCGCGCTCCAGCCGCTCCTGCACGATCTCCATGTGGAGCAGGCCGAGAAACCCGCAGCGGAAGCCAAAGCCCAGCGCCGCCGAACTTTCCGCTTCGTAAGAAAAGGCCGAGTCATTGAGCCGGAGTTTATCGAGAGCGTCCCGCAGCGGGGCATAGTCATCCGCGCTTACGGGGTAGAGGCCGGCAAAAACCATCGGTTTGATTTGCTCGAATCCGGGCAGGGGAGCCGAGGCGGGTTCGTCATCGGCCGTGATCGTGTCGCCGATTTTCGTGTCGGCCAGCCGCTTGATGTTGGCGACGACAAAGCCGACCTCGCCGGTTGAGAGTTGCTCGACCTCCACCGGCTTGGGCGTCAGCACCCCAAGGCGTTCCACCTCGTAAACTTCCCCGTTGGACCACAGCCGGATCTTCATTCCCTTGCGGAGCGTGCCGTCCACCACCCGCACCAGGACAATCGCGCCGCGGTAGGGGTCGAACCAGGAATCAAAAATCAGCGCTCGCAGAGGGCCTGCCGGGTTACCGCGCGGCGGCGGGACGCGGGCGACAATCGCCTCCAGAACATCGTCGGTCCCTTTCCCGTGCTTGGCGCTGATGAGAAGAGCGTTGCTCGAATCGAGTGCCAGGATGCTCTCAATCTGCCGGCGGACTTCCTCGGGCTGGGCTGCCGGCAGGTCAATCTTGTTGATCACCGGGATGATTTCGAGGTTGTTCTTGGCGGCCAGAAGGGTGTTGGCGACGGTTTGCGCCTCCACCCCCTGGGAAGCATCTACCACCAGCAGCGCGCCCTCGCAAGCCGCCAGG belongs to Candidatus Acidiferrales bacterium and includes:
- a CDS encoding DinB family protein; the protein is MATEEYLMIPAKGLEPIVAEYLAQMEEVRRTVKEYVRDLTPQQLSWQPYEGGNSIGTLLLHIAGTETFWIRERLGGEKLSREEWAEYGMEDYPKLKSPDGKDLSYFFSKLDTMREKTRQAIAAIKAADLGRVYQEEFQGKSYTFSVRWILHHLVEHEAHHKGQIAILRRLGKMPDRREG
- the lepA gene encoding translation elongation factor 4, with translation MEPGFIRNFSIIAHIDHGKSTLADRLLESTGALTAREMSDQVLDSMDLERERGITIKAHSVRLHYRARDGQTYQLNLIDTPGHVDFSYEVSRSLAACEGALLVVDASQGVEAQTVANTLLAAKNNLEIIPVINKIDLPAAQPEEVRRQIESILALDSSNALLISAKHGKGTDDVLEAIVARVPPPRGNPAGPLRALIFDSWFDPYRGAIVLVRVVDGTLRKGMKIRLWSNGEVYEVERLGVLTPKPVEVEQLSTGEVGFVVANIKRLADTKIGDTITADDEPASAPLPGFEQIKPMVFAGLYPVSADDYAPLRDALDKLRLNDSAFSYEAESSAALGFGFRCGFLGLLHMEIVQERLEREFGLNLITTAPSVRYRITRTSGEVAEVDNPTCFPPPHEIEKIEEPVITAMMIAPGEAVGSLFKLCEEKRGIRKNFEYLSPQRVMLTYDLPLNEIVLDFYDRLKSLSRGYASLDYEWAGYWASDLVKLDILVAGEAVDALSMVCHREQAYERGREVAGRLRKLIPRHMFEVPIQAVIGSRVIARESIPAMRKNVLAKCYGGDITRKRKLLEKQKEGKKRMKRVGRVDIPQEAFLAVLKVSGPAE